The following nucleotide sequence is from Longimicrobiales bacterium.
CATGGGCGAGATGCGCCTTGCAGCCACGCAGGCAGATACCTTCAGCGCCGGTGGGCTGACCCTCGACTTCGAGCGCGATCGCCATGGAGTCGTGTCGGCGATCTATTTGGACATGACCCGGAGCCGGGACGTGCGAGCGGAGCGGATTCGCTGATCTGCTGGCCTTACCGCGCTCCATTCTATCTGTAATCAAGGAGGCCGTCGCCCGATGAGGGCGGCGGCCTTCCTTGTTCCGGTGTAGCGAGGAGATGTGGGCACCCCAACCCCTGAATAGTCTTTATTTTCCTCGCCTTTCCGGGCCCTTCCGGGCGTGGCGCAGTCCGGTAGCGCACCTGCTTTGGGAGCGACTGTCTGGCGCCGGTGGGCGTCGACGCAGTTCTTGGCACAGTTTGAATCACGGGCCGCCACGGCCGCCAGGCTGTCCGCTTTGAGGTCGCCTCGAGCAGAACGCGTGCACCCACAGACCGTCGTTGGGCGGTTGCTTCCGGCGAGTGCTTCCTGCCTGAAGGTCGTCCCACGAGTGTAAAGGTGGGCGCGAGTCGGTCGTCCTAGGAGGGCGTCCCGCTTCCGCCAAACAGCTTCGCACCCGTCCGCTCCTGCACGTACTGGAAGCTCACCCCTGGACTCAGCTCGACGATCCGAAACCCCTCATCCACCACGTCGATCACGGCGAGATCGGTATAGATACGATCGACGACTCCGACTCCGGTGAGCGGATAACTGCACAAATCGACGAGCTTGGCCTCACCCTCATGCGTGGTGTGCTGGGTGATGACGTAGACGGTCTTTACGCCTGCCACGAGGTCCATGGCGCCACCGACGGCGGGGATGGCATCCGGTGCCGCAGTCGACCAGTTCGCCAGGTCGCCTGACGCAGAGACCTGCATTGCGCCGAGGACACACAAGTCGAGGTGTCCGCCGCGGACCATCGCGAAGCTGTCCGCATGGTGGAAATATGCCGCCCCCGGATTCGCCGTCACCTGGCGCTTACCTGCGTTGATCAGCTCCGGGTCGCCGGTACCCGCCTGTGCTGGGGGCCCCATTCCGAGCAGCCCGTTCTCCGCGTGGAAGATCACATCGCGCCCCTCGGACAGGTGCGCGCCGACCCTCTCGGGGATGCCGATCCCGAGATTGACGTACGCGCCGTCGGGGATGTCGAGCGCGCAGCGTTTCGCCATCTCGTCTCGCGTGAGGCCGACGCCAGAGCTCCGCTCGCTCAAGGGTACGACACCCCTTCATTCACGAGTACGGACTCGTGCGCCGGATCGGTGACCGCCACCACACGGTTCACAAAGATTCCTGGCGTGATGACGACCTCCGGGTCGATGTCACCGACTGGAACGACGGAGGAGACCTGAACGATGGTCGTTTTCGCCGCCATGGCCATGAGGGGGCCGAAGTTCCGGGCGGTCTTGTTATAGACGAGGTTCCCGTGACGATCCGCCGTCCGTGCCTTGATCAGCGCGAAGTCGGCCTTCAGCCCGTGCGCCAATAGGTAGTCCTGACCGTCGAAGGTTCGGCGCTCCAGGCCTTCCTCCAGGGGAGTGCCCACGGCGGTCGCCGTGTAGAAGGCCGGAATGCCGGCGCCTCCAGCCCGAATCCGCTCGGCCAGCGTGCCCTGCGGCACTAGCTCCAGCGCCGTGTGCCCACTGCGGTACAGGCGGGGGAAAACCGTCGAATTCGTAGAGCGCGGGTGCGAACAGATCATCTTCGACACCTGCCCGGCCTTGAGCAGGGCGGCCAGACCGACCTCGCCGGTGCCGGTGTTGTTGTTTACGACGGTCAGGTCGGTGGCTCCGTGGTCGATGAGCGCATGGATGAGTTCGATCGGGCTGCCCGCCTCGCCGAAGCCTCCGACCATCACTGTGGCACCGTCGAAAATGTCGGCGACTGCCTCCGCTACGGTCGCTACCTCTTTGTCGATCACTGGGTCGTCTCCGTCACGCCTCGGGCCGCCAGACGCCCTCGTCCAGGAGCTGCTGCGCCACGACGTCCGTCGCCTCCCTGAAGGCCTTCACCACCGTGTCGATCTCTCCCTCGGAGATGATGAACGGCGGCGAGAATGCGATGGTGTCGGTCTGGGGCAGGGCCCGCCCGATCACGCCCTGCGCGAACGCCTCCCTCACTACGCGCCCCGCCACTTTCAGGGATGGGTCGAACGCGACGGCCGGGTTGCGCCCGGCAACGAACTCCACTCCCCACATGAGCCCCATGCCCCTTACGTCGCCCACGAGCGGGTGGTCCGTGAAGGCGGCTAAGAGGCGTTCTTTCAGGTAGGAGCCGCGGGATGCGACCTGGGCGACGAGTTGGTCCTTCTCGATCACGTCGAGGTTCGCGAGCGCGGCGGCCGCGGGACCGGGATGGGCCGTGTAGGTGAACCCGTGACCGAATACACCGAAACGCTCCTCCCCGGAGACGACGGTTCTCCAAACCTCTTCCGACACCATGAGGCCGGACAGCGGTGTGTACCCGGACGTGACACCCTTTGCAACCACGATCAGGTCGGGCTCGATCCCGAAGATCTCTGTCCCGAATGGGCGACCCAGCCGCCCGAATCCGGTGATCACCTCGTCGGCGATCAGAAGGATGTCGTGACGGGTGAGGACCTCTTTGATCGCCGGGAAGTACCCTTCCGGGGGTACGATTACCCCACCCGCGCCCATGACCGGTTCGGCGACCATGGCGCCGATCGTCTCCGGACCCTCGGCTTGGATGAGCTGCTCCAGGTCGTCCACCAGTCGGGCGACGAACTCCGCATCGGTCAGGCCCGCGCCTTCCCACAGTGGGCGTGGTGCCGTGGTGTGTTTCACAAAGGGCAGCGGGAGGTCGAACCCCGCGTGCGGGCCATGCAGGCCGGTCAGGCTTCCCGAGACGATCGTGACGCCATGATAGCTGCGTTCGCGGCTGATGATCTTCTTCTTCTCCGGCCTACCGCGGACATTTTGGTAGTACCAGACCAACTTGACGGCGCTGTCGTTCGCATCCGAGCCCGAGTTGCCGAAGAACACCTTGGACATCGGTACAGGTGCCATCTCGATGAGGCGCTGGGCGAGCAGGATCGCCTTGTCGGACGACACTCCGGAAAAGGTGTGGCAGTACGACAGCTTGCTCGCTTGCTGCTCCAAGGCCTCCGCAATCTCCCTTCGTCCGTAGCCGACGTTGACGCACCAGAGACCCGCCATGGCGTCGATATATCGCTGGCCATCGGCATCCTCCAGCCACACTCCCTGGCCCTTGACGATGACCGGAGCCGGCCCGCTTCGCTCATGTGTGGCGAGCGCGGTCATCGGGTGGAAGAGGTACCGCCGATCAAGTTCTGACAGTGTAGACATGGGCGAGCTCCTGGCGCTGCATTGCCGTTCATCCGACGTGCGGTGACGTTGGTCTGCGGAACCTTCCGATCGCCACCATCCTGCGCAAGGACATCTGAGTTTGAAGATCGAGTTCGAGGGCGAGGCCCTCGAGGCGCGCCCCGGCGAGAGTCTCGCGGCAACGCTCACAGCGCAAGGTATTCGTTCGTTTCGCACAACCGAACGCGGCGCCGAACGCGGAGTTTTTTGCGGCATGGGAGTGTGCCAGGACTGTTTGGTTGAAGTCGACGGAAAGCCGAACCAACGCGCCTGCACAGTGAAAGTCGACCGACCCATGAAGGTCCGACGCGAGGGGAGCGGGCGAGCTCTTGCAGCATCAGGTCCGGCGGCCGGGCGACCTCCGATCACCATTGAGGAGATTCCCGTCGAGCGCCCGCAGGTTCTGGTGGTTGGCGCGGGACCGGGCGGGTTGGCCGCCGCCTATGCCGCACGTCTCGCCGGTGCGGAAGTGCTTGTGCTCGACGAGGGATCGGCCCCGGGTGGCCAGTACTTCAAGCAGTGCTCCGCCGCGGACGTCGCTTCGCCCGATGCGCAACACCAAGAGGGCAGGCGCCTCATCGACGACGTTCTCGGTTCTGGGGTGACCGTGCGGTCGAATGTGTCGGTCTGGGGAGCCTTCAGGCCGCTGGAGTTCGCGGCGACGAAGCCTGGGGGCAGTTTTCTCGTTCAGCCCGAGCAGGCGATCATCGCTACCGGAGCGTTCGACCGGGGCTGGCCAGTACCCGGGTGGACCCTTCCGGGAGTCATGACGACTGGGGCAGCCCAGACCCTGTGGCGTACGGCTCGCCGCCTACCCGGTAAACGCGTGTTGATTGCTGGCAACGGGCCGCTCAACCTGCAGCTCGCGGTGGAACTCGTCGCCGGCGGGGCCGACGTCGTGGCCGTTGTCGAGGCGGCACCCGCCGTGGGGGTGCGCCGAGTGAGGGAGATCGCAGCTATGCTGGCCAATGCGCCCCGTCTCGTGGCGGACGGAGTGCGCTACATCTCTACCTGCCGCCGGGCCGGCGTGCGCCTGATCAACGGATCCGTGCTGACGTCGGTGACGCCGCACTCGGGCGGTCTACGGGCGACGATCGCGGGGCGCGAAGCCGCCACGTTCGATGTTGATGTCGTGTGTGTGGGCTACGGGTTCCATCCCTCGAACGAGCTGTTGCGGGCGCTCGGATGTGAGCATGCGTTCGATCCCGAGCAGGGCCGGCTCGTTACGGTACGCGACACGCGGGGGAAGGCCAGCGTGGACGGCGTCTGGGCCCTCGGCGACTGCACCACCCTGGGGGGTGCGCGCGTTGGGCAGGCGGAGGGGACCCTTGTGGGCTTCGCTGCCGCGCGAACTATTGGCTGCGCGCTTTCGGCCGAGGCCGTCCGCCTCGAGGCGCAGGCTGCGGCTGATGCCGCCCGTCACCGTCGCTTTCAGAGGGCGCTGTGGCAGATGTATCGAATGGATGAGTCTCTGCGGGTGCGGCCCACCGGCGATACCGTGATGTGCCGGTGCGAGGAGGTCACCTACGGCCAGGTCGAGGCGGCGCTGGCCGAGGGAGCGACCTCACCGGGTGAGATCAAGCAGGAGACCCGACTCGGGATGGGGCTTTGCCAGGCGCGGTACTGTGGGCCGGCGCTCGAGACCTTCCTAGCTGAGCAGACCGGCCGCTCGCAGGACGAAACGTCGGGGTTCGCCCCCAGAGTGCCGGTCAAGCCGGTTTCGGTCGATGATCTCTCGAGCCCGGCCGGGGCATAGTGCACTCGCCCAACACGAGCGGCACACTCCCGCGCGAGATCCAGACGGTCGTGGTGGGCGGCGGGATCCTCGGACAGTGCGTGGCCGGCTTTCTCGCTGAAGAGGGTCGCGAGGTCGCGATCATCGACGCAGGCCGTCCGGAAGGCACGACGACCAACGCCGGCAGCCTTCACGTGCAGATGCAGAGCCGCTTCATGCGAATGCACCTCGACCAGGTACCGGCTCTGGAATCGGGCCTCCACCTCTACCCGAAGGCGGTCGAGTTCTGGTTCGAATTGCAGCGACATCTCGACGCCGACTTCGGGCTCAAAGCGTCCGGTGGGCTGATGGTGGCCGAGAGCCGGGAGCAGCTCGACTTCCTGGCCAAGAAGGCCGAGCGCGAGCGAAGTCTGGGGCTCGACTCCAAGATCCTCGACCGGGACGAGCTCAGTCAGATCGCTCCCTACCTCGGTCCCGCGGTAGTCGGCGCGGAACTGTGCGCCGCCGAGGGCCGGCTCGATGCGCTCAAGGCCAACATGGCTCTGCGGCGGTGGGTCCGCAGGGTCGGGGTCATGGTCACTGGCGAGACATCGGTCGATCGAGTGAGTCGTGACGGTGAGCGGTTCAAGCTCGACACATCTCGGGGTACCGTCAGGGCGGCCACCCTCGTCATCGCCGCAGGGCCAGGGTCACTTGCTCTGGCCGAGCCGTTCGGCCTGACGCTCCCGGTGGAGTCCGAGCCCTTGCACATGAACATCACGGAACCGACCGATTTGTTCATGGGTCATCTCGTGCAGCACGCGGATCGAATGATCACGGTCAAACAGCTCTCGAGCGGTCATGTGGTGATCGGGGGCGGTTGGCCAGCGGATTTGTCCCCCTCGGAGGACTACGCTGTGGTCCGACTGTCCAGCATTATCGGAAACACTTCGCTCGCGCAGCACATCGTGCCGGCGATCGGCGGATTACGGATCATCCGAAGCTGGGCGGGCATCAACACCCCGACCGGCGGTCCCGGCATCCTTGGCCCGATTCACGGCGCACCTAACGCGTTCTTGGCGATTCCGGGGGAGGCGGGGTACACTCTTGGCCCGCTCTCTGCCCGGTTGGTTGCGGACGCGGTGCTCGGCCGGAGACCTACGGAGGACTTGGCGCCGTTCTCCCCGAGTCGATTTCGGTAGCGCAGGGATACATCCCATAACGGATTGCCCATGACGGATTGGCTAAGCACGGAAGGTCGAAGAATTACGAGGCGTGATGCGCTCAAGCATCTCGTAGCGGCCGGGCTCGCGACCGCGGTGGGAGGGTGCGGTGGGACGGACGAGGACGGGACCATCACACTACGATGGTGGTCGACCCAAGGGGCTCCCGCTCAGCGGGCGGCCTATCGGGCGCAGATCGACCTGTTCGAAGCGGCGCACCCCGGTGTGAAGGTCGTCTTCGAGGCCATGTCGGACGAGGGGTACGCAACCCAGCTCGCCGCCGCCTTCGCATCAGGCGACGTACCGCACCTCATCACTCACATGCCTTCGTTCGCGGTCCAGGGTTACTACGCCCACGGGCTGATCGAGCCGTTCGACGATGTCATCGAAGCGATCGGCGCGGACGAGTTTTACCCGCGGGCAAACGACGTCTATCGCGCCGCCGACGGCCGATATGTCGGCACCTCCATTGGAAATACCGCAGCCGACATGCTGTGGATTCGCCGTGACCTGATGGAACGAGCCGAGATCGAGGCGATTCCCGAAACTTGGGACGAGCTACGTGCAGCGTGTCGCGCGATGCAGGGCGGGGGCATCTATGGTGCCCCTCTTCCCTATGGCTTGAACTCGGCCAACTCGCTGACATTCATCGGCTTCATCCATCGTGCGGGCGGCTCGGTCTTCACTCCCGATCTGGAGATCGCCCTGGACCAGCAGGCGACCTACGATGCCCTTGAGTTCTACCGATCCATGTTGGAGCTCTGCCCTCCGGGCGCCACCGGGTATTCCTGGGGCGAGATGGTCACTTCCTTCGTGAGCGGCGCCACGGCCACGGGGCTTTATGCTGGCCGGGTACTGGCCAATGTCGCGGCGCAGAACCCCCAGATCGCGGATTCGATCACCTGCGCGCTCTATCCACGGATGTCGCGGGACATACCGGCTTGGACGTACAACGACTTCCCCTGCGTGTGCATCCCCTCGGCCGCCTCGAACAAGGCGGAGGCCAAGCTGTTTGCAGCGTCTCTTTTCGATCCTGCTGGATACATCCCACAGCTACATGCCGCCCCCGGACACGTGCTCCCCGTGCTCGAGACGGTCGCAGAGAACCCGGCCTACCGGGACAACGAGATCATCGACAGGTATCCGCAGGAAATCGACCTCATGGCCTCCGCCGCGGCGCAGGGGTACAACCTCGGATTCGAGACGACGGCCCACCAACCCAATACCAAGGCGGGCGAAATCATCGCCTCGAACGCGATTGCCGAGATGGTGCAGCGGGTCGTCTTGAATGATGAAGATCCCCAGGTCGCCGTCGGCAATACCGTCACGCGCCTGGAAGAAATCATGCGTTCCTGAGCTTGATGCACTCCGACCCGCCACCGTCGCTCGAGAAGCGTTACGCCCGGATTGGCGTGGTGCTCATCGCCCCGACGGTGTTGGTGTTCTGCGCCGTCATTCTGTATCCGCTCATTTCGGCGATCTATCTTTCCCTCTTTTCGATCTACACCCCGACGTTGGCCGGGGAGTGGGTAGGGGTGGACAACTACACCGCCCTTCTTGCCAGTGGAGACTTCTGGAACGCCGCACGCAACACCCTGATCTGGACAGTCGGGACGCTGATGCTGCAGCTCGTCTTCGGTGTCGCGATGGCGCTCCTGCTCAACCAATCCATCGTTTTCCGGTCGTTGGCCCGGAGCTTGGTCCTCTTCCCCTACTTCCTGTCGACGGTCGTGGCCGTCCTCGTGTGGCGGTGGCTCTTCAACGACCTCTACGGGATCCTGAACCACGTTCTGCTGATCGCAGGATTGATCGACGCGCCCGTCAACTGGCTGGGTCAGATGCCCAACGCCATGATCTCGATCATTCTCGTCGGAGCGTGGAAGTACTTCCCGTTCGTCGTGATCGTTGTGTTGGCGCGCCTCCAGTCCATCCCGGAGCAACTGTACGAAGCGGCCACCATCGATGGCGCCGGTCCCTTCCAGCGGTTTACCGATATCACGCTCCCGCAATTGCGCGACGTGCTCGTGGTGGTCGTTCTCCTACGTGCGATCTGGGACTTCAAGGAGTTCGACTTGATCTACCTGATGACCGGGGGCGGACCCGTGAGGGCGACCCAGACGTTGTCGCTCCTCGTCTATGAGGAGGCGTTCAGGCTGAACCGCATGGGGATGGCGTCTACCTACGCCGTAGCCATGATGCTGGTGCTGCTCGGGTTTACGCTGGTCTACCTCAGGCAGACCAACCGGATCGAGGAGGGTTGATGAACGCGTCACGCGCTAGGATGATCTGGAGCGTCGTCACCTGGACGATCGTGCTCGCGGTCGTCTTTCCGTTGATCTGGATGATCGTCACCTCGGTCAAGCCGCAGTCCGAGCTGTTCAGTATTCCGCCGACTCTGATGCCCGAGACTGTCACGTTCGAGCACTACTGGCGGCTGCTGACCGATACGCCCTTCCTCCAGTATTTCCGCAATTCGATGATCCTGGCGGTGACGACGACCGTTGTAGTCGTCGTGCTCGGTACGCTGGGCGCCTACAGCCTGGTACGCTTCAAGTACCGCGGGCGCGAGACCCTCGCGACGCTGGTCCTGTTCACCTACCTGATGCCCTCCGTGGTGCTGGTCGTCCCGCTGTATCTGATGATGGCGAAGCTGGGACTGGCCAACACGCTCGCGAGTCTGGTGATCGCCTATACCACATTCGCGCTGCCGTATGCCCTCTGGTTGCTGCGCTCCTTCATGTCGAGCATCCCCGTGGATCTGGAATCCGCGGCGCTCGTGGACGGCGCCGACCGAATGGGGGCCTTCGTCGATGTCATCCTCCCGCAGGCTCTGCCGGGCATCGTCTCGACGGCGCTGTTCACGTTCATTCTCTGTTGGAACGAGTATCTCTTCGCGCTGGTGCTCGTGAATTCCGACAGTGTACGTCCGCTGACGGCCGGCACCATGAACATGCTGATCACGTCGTTCAACATCGACTGGTCACTACTCATGGCCGCCTCCGTCATGATGAGCCTGCCGCTCATCGTGATCTTCACCTTCCTGCAGGGCACGCTCACCAAGGGTTTCGGCGCCGGCGCGGTGAAGGGGTGATACATGGCTGAGGTCGTTTTCGAGAAGGTCCGCAAGACGTTCGGTTCCACGATCGCGGTCAATGAACTCGATCTCACGATCGAGGAGGGCGAGTTCGTCAGCCTGCTCGGGCCTTCGGGCT
It contains:
- a CDS encoding 3-oxoacid CoA-transferase subunit B, which translates into the protein MAKRCALDIPDGAYVNLGIGIPERVGAHLSEGRDVIFHAENGLLGMGPPAQAGTGDPELINAGKRQVTANPGAAYFHHADSFAMVRGGHLDLCVLGAMQVSASGDLANWSTAAPDAIPAVGGAMDLVAGVKTVYVITQHTTHEGEAKLVDLCSYPLTGVGVVDRIYTDLAVIDVVDEGFRIVELSPGVSFQYVQERTGAKLFGGSGTPS
- a CDS encoding 3-oxoacid CoA-transferase subunit A, with product MIDKEVATVAEAVADIFDGATVMVGGFGEAGSPIELIHALIDHGATDLTVVNNNTGTGEVGLAALLKAGQVSKMICSHPRSTNSTVFPRLYRSGHTALELVPQGTLAERIRAGGAGIPAFYTATAVGTPLEEGLERRTFDGQDYLLAHGLKADFALIKARTADRHGNLVYNKTARNFGPLMAMAAKTTIVQVSSVVPVGDIDPEVVITPGIFVNRVVAVTDPAHESVLVNEGVSYP
- a CDS encoding aminotransferase, with product MSTLSELDRRYLFHPMTALATHERSGPAPVIVKGQGVWLEDADGQRYIDAMAGLWCVNVGYGRREIAEALEQQASKLSYCHTFSGVSSDKAILLAQRLIEMAPVPMSKVFFGNSGSDANDSAVKLVWYYQNVRGRPEKKKIISRERSYHGVTIVSGSLTGLHGPHAGFDLPLPFVKHTTAPRPLWEGAGLTDAEFVARLVDDLEQLIQAEGPETIGAMVAEPVMGAGGVIVPPEGYFPAIKEVLTRHDILLIADEVITGFGRLGRPFGTEIFGIEPDLIVVAKGVTSGYTPLSGLMVSEEVWRTVVSGEERFGVFGHGFTYTAHPGPAAAALANLDVIEKDQLVAQVASRGSYLKERLLAAFTDHPLVGDVRGMGLMWGVEFVAGRNPAVAFDPSLKVAGRVVREAFAQGVIGRALPQTDTIAFSPPFIISEGEIDTVVKAFREATDVVAQQLLDEGVWRPEA
- a CDS encoding FAD-dependent oxidoreductase, which encodes MKIEFEGEALEARPGESLAATLTAQGIRSFRTTERGAERGVFCGMGVCQDCLVEVDGKPNQRACTVKVDRPMKVRREGSGRALAASGPAAGRPPITIEEIPVERPQVLVVGAGPGGLAAAYAARLAGAEVLVLDEGSAPGGQYFKQCSAADVASPDAQHQEGRRLIDDVLGSGVTVRSNVSVWGAFRPLEFAATKPGGSFLVQPEQAIIATGAFDRGWPVPGWTLPGVMTTGAAQTLWRTARRLPGKRVLIAGNGPLNLQLAVELVAGGADVVAVVEAAPAVGVRRVREIAAMLANAPRLVADGVRYISTCRRAGVRLINGSVLTSVTPHSGGLRATIAGREAATFDVDVVCVGYGFHPSNELLRALGCEHAFDPEQGRLVTVRDTRGKASVDGVWALGDCTTLGGARVGQAEGTLVGFAAARTIGCALSAEAVRLEAQAAADAARHRRFQRALWQMYRMDESLRVRPTGDTVMCRCEEVTYGQVEAALAEGATSPGEIKQETRLGMGLCQARYCGPALETFLAEQTGRSQDETSGFAPRVPVKPVSVDDLSSPAGA
- a CDS encoding FAD-binding oxidoreductase, which gives rise to MHSPNTSGTLPREIQTVVVGGGILGQCVAGFLAEEGREVAIIDAGRPEGTTTNAGSLHVQMQSRFMRMHLDQVPALESGLHLYPKAVEFWFELQRHLDADFGLKASGGLMVAESREQLDFLAKKAERERSLGLDSKILDRDELSQIAPYLGPAVVGAELCAAEGRLDALKANMALRRWVRRVGVMVTGETSVDRVSRDGERFKLDTSRGTVRAATLVIAAGPGSLALAEPFGLTLPVESEPLHMNITEPTDLFMGHLVQHADRMITVKQLSSGHVVIGGGWPADLSPSEDYAVVRLSSIIGNTSLAQHIVPAIGGLRIIRSWAGINTPTGGPGILGPIHGAPNAFLAIPGEAGYTLGPLSARLVADAVLGRRPTEDLAPFSPSRFR
- a CDS encoding extracellular solute-binding protein, giving the protein MTDWLSTEGRRITRRDALKHLVAAGLATAVGGCGGTDEDGTITLRWWSTQGAPAQRAAYRAQIDLFEAAHPGVKVVFEAMSDEGYATQLAAAFASGDVPHLITHMPSFAVQGYYAHGLIEPFDDVIEAIGADEFYPRANDVYRAADGRYVGTSIGNTAADMLWIRRDLMERAEIEAIPETWDELRAACRAMQGGGIYGAPLPYGLNSANSLTFIGFIHRAGGSVFTPDLEIALDQQATYDALEFYRSMLELCPPGATGYSWGEMVTSFVSGATATGLYAGRVLANVAAQNPQIADSITCALYPRMSRDIPAWTYNDFPCVCIPSAASNKAEAKLFAASLFDPAGYIPQLHAAPGHVLPVLETVAENPAYRDNEIIDRYPQEIDLMASAAAQGYNLGFETTAHQPNTKAGEIIASNAIAEMVQRVVLNDEDPQVAVGNTVTRLEEIMRS
- a CDS encoding sugar ABC transporter permease, translating into MHSDPPPSLEKRYARIGVVLIAPTVLVFCAVILYPLISAIYLSLFSIYTPTLAGEWVGVDNYTALLASGDFWNAARNTLIWTVGTLMLQLVFGVAMALLLNQSIVFRSLARSLVLFPYFLSTVVAVLVWRWLFNDLYGILNHVLLIAGLIDAPVNWLGQMPNAMISIILVGAWKYFPFVVIVVLARLQSIPEQLYEAATIDGAGPFQRFTDITLPQLRDVLVVVVLLRAIWDFKEFDLIYLMTGGGPVRATQTLSLLVYEEAFRLNRMGMASTYAVAMMLVLLGFTLVYLRQTNRIEEG
- a CDS encoding carbohydrate ABC transporter permease; translation: MNASRARMIWSVVTWTIVLAVVFPLIWMIVTSVKPQSELFSIPPTLMPETVTFEHYWRLLTDTPFLQYFRNSMILAVTTTVVVVVLGTLGAYSLVRFKYRGRETLATLVLFTYLMPSVVLVVPLYLMMAKLGLANTLASLVIAYTTFALPYALWLLRSFMSSIPVDLESAALVDGADRMGAFVDVILPQALPGIVSTALFTFILCWNEYLFALVLVNSDSVRPLTAGTMNMLITSFNIDWSLLMAASVMMSLPLIVIFTFLQGTLTKGFGAGAVKG